From the genome of Solidesulfovibrio carbinolicus, one region includes:
- a CDS encoding HprK-related kinase B gives MTAACADVITACRVPVPHVVDVMPGGTRLRVQTNSLALAQALNRHFAAFPGDGGQPDLVVQAVDGPNPDLDLAFVPHESEGGKEEYADLPDGRLVRKRRTGLLLVFGPAGNWIFGPCAAWPQQVVNALNARLADRELARGAALLHAAAVARGEAALALAGLAGAGKTTLALELVRRGADFVTNDRLFVTPEPNGFGCCGVARPPRVNPGTILGNDRLHGLLDPVERAAYAALPPDALWGLESKHDVPIETCFGPGRVRLRAGLRALVVLCWKRGGGPVVAHRTTLAAAPELVPAIAKDLGVLFLAGPCPADPAAYLAALGELPVLALSGGTDVSHAAQLCQDILCRADGCPP, from the coding sequence ATGACGGCCGCCTGCGCCGACGTCATCACTGCCTGCCGCGTTCCCGTGCCCCATGTCGTGGACGTCATGCCTGGCGGAACGCGGCTTCGCGTACAGACCAACAGTTTGGCCCTGGCCCAAGCCCTGAACCGCCATTTCGCCGCCTTTCCGGGCGACGGCGGCCAGCCCGATCTGGTTGTCCAGGCCGTGGACGGCCCCAATCCCGACCTGGACCTGGCCTTTGTCCCCCATGAGTCCGAGGGCGGCAAGGAAGAGTACGCCGATTTGCCCGACGGCCGCCTGGTGCGCAAGCGCCGCACCGGGCTGCTCTTGGTCTTCGGCCCGGCCGGCAACTGGATTTTTGGCCCCTGCGCCGCCTGGCCCCAGCAGGTGGTCAATGCTCTAAACGCCCGTCTGGCTGATCGGGAACTGGCCCGGGGCGCGGCGCTTCTCCATGCCGCCGCCGTGGCTCGGGGCGAGGCCGCCCTGGCCCTGGCCGGACTGGCCGGGGCCGGCAAGACCACCCTGGCTCTGGAGCTGGTGCGGCGCGGCGCGGATTTCGTCACCAACGACCGCTTGTTCGTGACCCCCGAGCCCAACGGCTTCGGGTGTTGCGGCGTAGCCCGGCCGCCTCGGGTCAATCCCGGAACGATCCTGGGCAACGACCGGCTGCATGGGCTGCTTGACCCGGTCGAGCGAGCCGCTTATGCCGCCTTGCCGCCGGATGCGCTATGGGGGCTTGAATCCAAACACGACGTGCCCATTGAGACGTGTTTCGGACCTGGGCGGGTGCGCCTTCGGGCCGGACTTCGCGCCCTGGTCGTGCTGTGCTGGAAACGCGGCGGCGGCCCCGTGGTCGCGCATCGGACCACGTTGGCAGCCGCGCCAGAACTGGTCCCGGCCATCGCCAAGGATCTGGGCGTGTTGTTTCTGGCCGGTCCTTGCCCGGCCGATCCGGCCGCTTATCTCGCTGCCCTGGGAGAACTGCCGGTGCTGGCGCTCTCCGGCGGCACGGACGTTTCCCACGCGGCCCAGTTGTGCCAGGACATCCTCTGTCGCGCCGACGGATGTCCCCCATGA
- a CDS encoding GAK system CofD-like protein yields MTTLPVPSLDAIEGTDVPDAKHTPRARIARTVRLPEPSRAALFRRAPELGPRVLFFSGGTALRDLSTTLIEYTANSIHLITPFDSGGSSAVLRKAFGMPAVGDLRNRIMALADRSITGNPAVFELFAHRLPKDVPQDELAAKLVRIMNGEDPLIRRVPDPLRKIIRTHLRFFNERRPKDFDLRGASIGNCILAGGYFNYNRMLDPVIYLFMQLVEARGVVRPIVNADLHLACRLADGRVLIGQHNMTGKEAAPIDAPIESLWLTASLDDPTPASVRIRDKTDKLIRQAEVICFPYGSFYSSLMANLLPQGVGDAVAAADCPKVYIPNLGHDPEQQGLTVADQTRRLLAALEAGCAKACRREDLLRFVFVDSRGGRYDGGLDIPAIKRLGVEVVDVPLARADDSGQADSRKVAELLVSLA; encoded by the coding sequence ATGACGACCTTGCCTGTACCGAGCCTCGACGCTATTGAAGGAACCGACGTGCCAGACGCCAAACATACCCCTCGGGCGCGCATTGCCCGCACCGTACGTCTGCCCGAACCTTCCCGGGCGGCGCTTTTTCGACGCGCCCCGGAACTGGGGCCCCGGGTGCTCTTTTTCAGCGGCGGCACGGCCCTTCGCGACCTCAGCACCACGCTGATCGAATACACCGCCAATTCCATCCATCTCATCACGCCCTTTGATTCCGGCGGTTCCTCGGCCGTGCTGCGCAAAGCCTTCGGCATGCCGGCCGTGGGCGATCTGCGCAACCGCATCATGGCCCTGGCCGACCGCAGCATCACCGGCAATCCGGCCGTGTTCGAGCTTTTTGCCCACCGCCTGCCCAAGGACGTGCCCCAGGACGAACTGGCGGCTAAACTCGTGCGGATCATGAACGGCGAAGACCCGCTTATCCGCCGGGTGCCCGATCCCCTGCGCAAGATCATCCGCACCCATCTGCGCTTTTTCAACGAACGCCGGCCCAAGGACTTCGACCTGCGCGGGGCCAGCATCGGCAACTGCATCCTGGCCGGCGGCTATTTCAACTACAACCGGATGCTCGACCCGGTCATCTACCTTTTTATGCAGCTGGTCGAAGCCCGAGGCGTGGTGCGGCCCATCGTCAACGCCGACCTGCATCTGGCCTGTCGTCTGGCCGACGGCCGGGTGCTCATTGGCCAGCACAACATGACCGGCAAGGAAGCCGCGCCCATTGACGCGCCCATCGAGTCCCTGTGGCTGACGGCCAGCCTCGACGACCCGACCCCGGCCAGTGTGCGCATCCGCGACAAGACCGACAAGCTCATCCGCCAGGCCGAGGTCATCTGCTTTCCCTACGGCAGCTTCTATTCGAGCCTCATGGCCAACCTGCTCCCCCAGGGCGTGGGCGACGCCGTGGCCGCCGCCGACTGCCCCAAGGTCTACATCCCCAATCTCGGCCACGACCCCGAGCAGCAGGGCCTCACCGTGGCCGACCAGACGCGCCGGCTCCTGGCCGCTCTGGAAGCCGGCTGCGCCAAGGCCTGCCGCCGCGAGGACCTGCTTCGTTTTGTCTTCGTGGACAGCCGGGGAGGGCGCTACGACGGCGGCCTGGACATCCCGGCCATCAAGCGTCTGGGCGTCGAGGTGGTGGACGTGCCCCTTGCCCGGGCCGACGACTCCGGCCAGGCCGACAGCCGCAAGGTGGCCGAGCTGCTTGTTTCCCTGGCCTGA
- a CDS encoding magnesium transporter CorA family protein produces MMQCFIGEAGKPRIVEGVARGCWIHMVDPSEDEIQYIVRELGVPLDFLTDPLDVDERSRIEQEDGVLLLVLRVPVRHDETSGGVPFATVAQGVIVAGDHVVTVSKVENELTRHFVDGLAKQCTPERPGRFVIQLLQRNALQFLADLREINRLTNLIEQELHKSSRNEELIGLVNIEKSLVYFITSLQSNNLIMKTLLRRKIITLDEEERDLLEDALIENKQAISMTKIYTDILSGLMDAFASIVSNNLNVTMKFLTCFTIILMIPNILAGLYGMNVKLPLQDEPQAFAYIVLASLAFAFALSVVFVKKRWF; encoded by the coding sequence ATGATGCAGTGTTTCATCGGCGAGGCCGGCAAGCCGCGCATCGTCGAAGGCGTGGCCAGAGGATGCTGGATTCACATGGTCGATCCGAGCGAGGACGAGATCCAGTACATCGTCCGGGAGCTCGGCGTGCCGCTGGATTTCCTCACCGACCCCCTGGACGTGGACGAACGGTCGCGCATTGAGCAGGAGGACGGCGTTTTGCTGCTGGTGCTGCGCGTGCCGGTGCGCCACGACGAGACCTCCGGCGGCGTGCCCTTCGCCACCGTGGCCCAGGGCGTCATCGTCGCCGGGGACCATGTGGTGACGGTGTCCAAGGTGGAAAACGAGCTGACGCGCCATTTCGTCGACGGCCTGGCCAAGCAGTGCACGCCCGAGCGGCCCGGCCGGTTCGTCATCCAGCTGCTGCAGCGAAACGCCCTCCAGTTTCTGGCCGATTTGCGGGAAATCAACCGCCTCACCAATCTTATCGAGCAGGAGTTGCACAAGTCCTCGCGGAATGAGGAACTCATCGGCCTGGTCAACATTGAAAAAAGCCTCGTCTACTTCATCACTTCGCTGCAATCCAACAATCTTATCATGAAGACCCTGCTGCGGCGAAAGATCATTACCCTGGATGAGGAAGAACGGGACCTGCTTGAAGACGCGCTGATCGAAAACAAGCAGGCCATCAGCATGACCAAGATCTACACCGATATTTTAAGCGGCCTCATGGACGCTTTTGCTTCAATTGTTTCCAATAACTTAAACGTCACCATGAAGTTTTTGACCTGCTTCACCATCATTCTCATGATCCCCAACATCCTGGCCGGCCTCTATGGCATGAACGTGAAGCTGCCGCTCCAGGACGAACCCCAAGCCTTTGCCTACATCGTCCTGGCCTCGTTGGCCTTTGCTTTTGCCCTGAGCGTGGTCTTCGTCAAGAAGCGCTGGTTCTGA
- a CDS encoding bacteriohemerythrin → MIAWDESLAVGVTEIDEQHQAIIRLINDLAARQGQAGEADAAKALTFLRAYLHDHFDLETELMLDLGYPELDAHRQQHELFANHVIFFEIEKEFGVVSEQMLADILVFLKEWFISHITKEDKALGEFVRTQAMSG, encoded by the coding sequence ATGATCGCATGGGACGAATCCTTGGCCGTGGGCGTGACGGAAATCGACGAACAGCACCAGGCCATCATCCGCCTCATCAACGATCTGGCCGCCAGGCAGGGCCAAGCCGGGGAAGCCGACGCCGCCAAGGCCTTGACGTTCCTGCGCGCCTATCTCCACGATCACTTCGATCTCGAAACCGAACTCATGCTTGATCTTGGCTACCCCGAACTCGACGCCCACCGCCAGCAGCATGAACTCTTCGCCAACCACGTCATTTTTTTCGAGATCGAAAAGGAATTCGGCGTAGTCAGCGAACAGATGCTGGCCGACATCCTGGTTTTTCTCAAGGAATGGTTCATCAGCCACATCACCAAGGAAGACAAGGCGCTCGGCGAATTTGTTCGCACCCAGGCCATGTCGGGGTAG
- a CDS encoding L,D-transpeptidase family protein, which translates to MVRSSRLLLFGLLLLVCLPACRTAGPSNPAAVGRSAQAPTTQAGKTPLDGSRQLVLVVTESFDDNQARMRRFERSGPGSWRPVGDDVAVTLGKNGLAWGRGLHGQTPLGPGPVKVEGDGRSPAGVYAFGTAFAYRPEDLWQPAKMPMHRVTDQTVCVESINSRWYNRIVDENTVPAVDWSSPDRMLRPDGLYRYGLMVDHNAPDTKPGAGSCIFFHLWRRPGAPTVGCTAMNEAAMLAVLAWLDASKRPIVVQLPRTELERLAPSWGASELVALRITPRE; encoded by the coding sequence ATGGTGCGCTCATCTAGGCTTTTGCTGTTCGGTCTCCTGTTGCTCGTTTGTCTGCCCGCCTGCCGCACGGCCGGCCCCTCGAACCCGGCAGCCGTCGGACGCAGCGCCCAAGCTCCGACCACCCAGGCCGGAAAAACGCCCCTGGACGGCTCCCGCCAACTCGTGCTGGTGGTGACCGAGAGCTTTGACGACAATCAAGCCCGCATGCGCCGCTTCGAACGCTCGGGGCCTGGCTCTTGGCGGCCGGTGGGCGACGACGTGGCCGTGACTCTCGGCAAAAACGGCCTGGCCTGGGGCCGGGGTCTCCACGGTCAAACGCCTCTTGGTCCGGGACCGGTCAAGGTGGAGGGCGACGGCCGTTCGCCGGCCGGGGTCTATGCCTTTGGCACGGCCTTCGCCTATCGCCCGGAAGACCTGTGGCAGCCGGCCAAGATGCCCATGCACCGTGTCACCGACCAGACGGTTTGCGTGGAAAGCATCAATTCCCGCTGGTACAATCGTATTGTGGACGAAAACACCGTGCCGGCCGTGGACTGGTCCTCGCCCGACCGGATGCTGCGCCCCGACGGCCTGTACCGCTACGGCCTCATGGTGGATCACAATGCGCCGGACACCAAACCCGGAGCCGGTTCGTGCATTTTCTTCCACCTCTGGCGGCGGCCCGGCGCGCCGACGGTCGGCTGCACGGCCATGAACGAAGCGGCCATGCTGGCCGTGCTGGCCTGGCTGGACGCCTCCAAAAGGCCCATTGTCGTGCAACTGCCCCGGACCGAACTGGAACGCCTGGCCCCAAGCTGGGGCGCGTCCGAACTCGTCGCCCTGCGTATTACGCCCAGGGAGTAG
- a CDS encoding tetratricopeptide repeat protein has protein sequence MSGELTKARAQINKVGTFLKQAKPLPAVSALYEAIAAVMRTPLIRSEKEEFSKLITDAVLHLNGDRNLRTIYPLILDYKPGSEKELAEQLFNVLGELQATAVEAAKDIIADKEQRIAEGLAQGKLLIEEKRIDEAKALLEKLAKEHPHDADLRARIAELFIGGELYEEAFSYLDEAIELSPDQIHHYNRIAIVLRKLRKYDIAERYFMRAAEFAKSDPNLYFNLGRLYVDWERWDKAEKSSRLALRLSPEFVEARKLLNYALKKQGKEPETA, from the coding sequence ATGTCAGGCGAACTGACCAAAGCTCGGGCCCAGATCAACAAGGTCGGGACGTTCCTCAAGCAGGCCAAACCCCTGCCGGCCGTCTCGGCCTTGTACGAAGCCATCGCGGCGGTCATGCGCACGCCGCTTATTCGTTCGGAAAAAGAAGAGTTTTCCAAGCTCATCACTGACGCGGTCCTGCACCTTAACGGCGACAGGAATCTGCGCACCATCTATCCTCTCATCCTCGACTACAAGCCCGGCTCGGAAAAAGAGCTGGCCGAGCAGCTCTTCAATGTCCTTGGCGAACTGCAAGCCACGGCTGTGGAAGCGGCCAAGGACATTATCGCCGACAAGGAACAGCGCATTGCCGAGGGTCTGGCCCAAGGCAAGCTCCTTATCGAGGAAAAGCGCATCGACGAGGCCAAGGCGCTGCTGGAAAAGCTCGCCAAGGAACATCCCCACGACGCCGATCTGCGCGCCCGCATCGCTGAGCTTTTCATTGGCGGCGAACTCTACGAAGAGGCGTTTTCCTACCTCGACGAAGCCATTGAGCTTTCGCCCGACCAGATCCATCACTACAACCGCATCGCCATTGTCCTTCGAAAACTGCGCAAATACGACATCGCCGAACGCTATTTCATGCGCGCGGCGGAGTTCGCCAAGTCCGACCCCAACCTCTATTTCAACCTGGGCCGGCTTTATGTCGACTGGGAACGCTGGGACAAAGCCGAAAAATCGTCACGCCTGGCCCTGCGGTTGTCGCCGGAATTCGTCGAAGCCAGAAAGCTCCTCAACTACGCCCTCAAAAAGCAGGGCAAGGAGCCCGAAACCGCCTGA
- the carA gene encoding glutamine-hydrolyzing carbamoyl-phosphate synthase small subunit produces the protein MKAILALEDGTLFHGHTFTGEGSAGGEVIFNTGMTGYQEVLTDPSYTGQMVCMTYPHVGNYGINPDDIESAHIRVAGFIVKECCKEPSNWRSTMTLPEYLASQGITGIEGIDTRALTRHLRLHGAMRGYISTDVSDPQRVVGLAKGLPSMEGLGLADRVCCDAPFTWSGTAMEPAKIVDGTYVWPGTGPRLVVFDMGIKWNILRLLTAQGFDMLVVPYTTTAEQVRKLGPDAVFLSPGPGDPAALTDLVHTTSLLVNEYPLAGICLGHQLLGLALGGRTFKLKFGHHGLNHPVKDLQTGRIEISSQNHGFCVDIESLSDVELTHVNLNDNTLEGFAHKKKPVIAIQYHPEAAPGPHDSRYFFSRFRNLVRKETGK, from the coding sequence CCTTTTCCACGGCCACACTTTTACCGGCGAGGGCAGCGCCGGCGGCGAAGTCATCTTCAACACCGGCATGACCGGCTACCAGGAAGTCCTCACCGATCCGTCCTACACCGGGCAGATGGTGTGCATGACCTATCCCCACGTCGGCAATTACGGCATCAACCCCGACGACATCGAATCGGCCCACATCCGCGTGGCCGGCTTCATCGTCAAGGAATGCTGCAAGGAGCCCTCCAACTGGCGCTCCACCATGACCCTGCCCGAATACCTGGCCAGCCAGGGTATCACGGGCATCGAAGGCATCGACACTCGGGCGCTGACCCGTCACCTGCGTTTGCATGGGGCCATGCGCGGCTACATTTCCACCGATGTGTCCGATCCCCAGCGCGTGGTCGGGCTGGCCAAGGGCCTGCCGTCCATGGAAGGCCTGGGCCTGGCCGACCGGGTCTGCTGCGACGCGCCGTTCACCTGGTCCGGAACGGCCATGGAGCCGGCCAAGATCGTGGACGGGACCTATGTCTGGCCTGGAACAGGCCCCAGGCTCGTGGTCTTTGACATGGGCATTAAGTGGAACATCCTGCGGCTTTTGACCGCCCAGGGCTTCGACATGCTGGTGGTGCCCTACACCACCACGGCCGAGCAGGTGCGCAAGCTTGGCCCCGACGCGGTGTTTCTTTCCCCCGGCCCGGGCGACCCGGCGGCCCTGACCGATCTGGTCCACACCACGTCGCTTCTGGTCAACGAATACCCCCTGGCCGGCATCTGCCTGGGCCACCAGCTTCTGGGCCTGGCCCTTGGCGGACGCACCTTCAAGCTCAAATTCGGCCACCACGGGCTGAATCATCCGGTCAAAGACCTCCAGACCGGCCGCATTGAGATCTCCTCGCAAAACCACGGTTTTTGCGTGGACATCGAGAGCCTGTCCGACGTAGAGTTGACCCACGTCAATTTAAACGACAATACGCTTGAGGGCTTTGCCCACAAGAAGAAACCCGTTATCGCCATTCAGTATCACCCTGAGGCGGCGCCGGGTCCCCATGACAGCCGGTATTTCTTCAGCCGCTTCCGCAATCTGGTGCGCAAGGAAACGGGCAAATAA